One part of the Lotus japonicus ecotype B-129 chromosome 2, LjGifu_v1.2 genome encodes these proteins:
- the LOC130740500 gene encoding 60S ribosomal protein L23A — MAPKADSSKKNDPKAQALKAAKAVKSGTTIKKKTKKIRTTVTFHRPKTLTKTRNPKYPRISATPRNKLDHYQILKFPLTTESAMKKIEDNNTLVFIVDLRADKKKIKAAVKKMYDIQAKKVNTLIRPDGTKKAYVRLTPDYDALDVANKIGII, encoded by the exons ATGGCACCAAAAG CTGATAGTTCTAAGAAGAATGATCCCAAGGCACAGGCCTTGAAGGCTGCGAAAGCAGTCAAGTCTGGCACTACCAttaagaagaagaccaagaagaTCAGGACAACTGTCACATTCCACAGGCCCAAGACATTGACAAAGACCAGGAACCCCAAATACCCTCGCATCAGTGCCACGCCCAGGAATAAGCTTGACCACTATCAGATTCTGAAGTTCCCTCTCACCACCGAGTCGGCCATGAAGAAAATCGAAGACAACAACACTTTGGTTTTCATTGTTGACCTTCGTGCtgacaagaagaagatcaagGCTGCCGTGAAGAAAATGTATGACATCCAGGCTAAGAAGGTTAACACATTGATCAG GCCTGATGGCACCAAGAAGGCATATGTTAGGTTGACTCCTGATTATGATGCATTGGATGTTGCAAACAAGATTGGGATTATCTAA
- the LOC130740493 gene encoding pentatricopeptide repeat-containing protein At1g07740, mitochondrial, with protein sequence MILHRAKAINPNPLFHHANSQALFHTRERSQRPNSKHRKRIPFITQIKDIDDPDEALSLFHHYKEQGCRHYYPSYAALLYKLARSRRFDAVESILNHMRDSDLHCNESVFIALFQHYGPEKALELFRRMPQFNCVRTLQSFNALLNVLVDNDRFGEAGEAFGRVYEMGFRPNTVTFNIMIKGWLGKGEWGKACEVFDEMLEKRVQPSVVTYNSLIGFLSRKGDLDKAMALLEDMNRKGKRANEVTYALLMEGLCSVEKYEEAKKLMFDMAYRGCKPQLVNFSVLMNDLGRRGKIEEAKALINEMKKRRLKPDVVTYNVLINYLCKEGKTEEAYKVLTEMQIRGTEPNAATYRMMVDGLCRIGDFEVGLNVLSAMLASRHCPRSETFNSLVVGLLNSGNIDGACFVLEEMGKRKVEFDLVNWETIVKYVCSENKGASGLMTVLNPT encoded by the coding sequence ATGATCCTTCACAGAGCCAAAGCGATCAACCCAAATCCCTTGTTCCACCATGCTAATTCTCAAGCTCTATTCCACACCCGTGAACGATCTCAAAGACCAAATTCAAAGCATCGCAAGCGCATTCCATTCATCACCCaaatcaaagacattgatgACCCAGATGAAGCTCTGTCCCTATTTCACCATTACAAGGAACAGGGTTGCAGACACTACTACCCTTCCTACGCTGCATTGCTCTACAAGCTTGCTCGTTCAAGAAGATTCGATGCCGTCGAAAGCATTCTCAATCACATGAGAGACAGTGATTTGCACTGTAACGAGAGCGTTTTCATTGCTTTGTTTCAACACTATGGCCCTGAGAAAGCCCTTGAGCTTTTCCGCAGAATGCCCCAGTTCAATTGTGTTCGTACATTGCAGTCTTTCAATGCGCTTCTCAATGTTCTGGTTGATAACGACCGGTTTGGCGAGGCCGGTGAGGCTTTCGGTCGAGTCTACGAGATGGGTTTTCGTCCGAATACGGTTACGTTCAATATAATGATCAAGGGGTGGTTGGGGAAAGGTGAGTGGGGTAAAGCATGTGaggtgtttgatgaaatgcttGAGAAGAGAGTGCAGCCTAGTGTTGTGACTTATAATAGTCTCATTGGGTTTTTGTCTAGAAAGGGTGATTTGGATAAAGCAATGGCATTGCTTGAGGATATGAATCGCAAAGGAAAACGCGCTAATGAGGTGACTTATGCATTGTTGATGGAAGGCTTGTGCTCCGTGGAAAAGTATGAGGAGGCTAAGAAGTTAATGTTTGATATGGCGTATCGCGGGTGTAAACCTCAGCTGGTTAATTTTTCTGTTTTGATGAATGATCTTGGAAGGAGAGGGAAGATTGAAGAGGCCAAGGCTTTGATAAATGAGATGAAAAAAAGGAGGCTTAAACCGGATGTTGTGACGTACAATGTGTTGATAAATTATCTTTGCAAGGAGGGTAAGACTGAGGAAGCTTACAAGGTCTTAACTGAGATGCAGATTAGGGGTACTGAGCCAAATGCCGCTACATACAGGATGATGGTCGATGGTTTATGCAGGATTGGGGATTTTGAGGTGGGTCTGAATGTTTTGAGTGCAATGCTAGCAAGTAGACATTGTCCGCGTTCCGAAACATTTAATAGTTTGGTTGTTGGCTTGTTGAACTCTGGGAATATTGATGGTGCCTGCTTTGTTTTGGAAGAGATGGGGAAGAGAAAGGTGGAATTTGACTTGGTGAACTGGGAAACTATAGTAAAGTATGTTTGCAGTGAGAACAAGGGTGCAAGTGGGCTCATGACTGTACTTAATCCTACATGA
- the LOC130740497 gene encoding UDP-galactose/UDP-glucose transporter 5B-like isoform X2 produces the protein MAETTSPSSSSSSSSPDWKWRQSKLWKGTFAVTGIMLTLVTYGVLQEKIMRVPYGVNKDYFKYSLFLVFCNRITTSAVSAGALLASNKALDPVAPIYTYCLVSVSNILTTTCQYEALKYVSFPVQTLAKCAKMIPVMVWGTLIMQKRYKGPDYLLAFLVTLGCSVFILYPAGTDMSPYGRGRENTVWGILLMLGYLGCDGFTSTFQDKLFRGYDMEIHNQIFYTTLCSCILSLTGLILQGHLLPAVEFVSSHSDCFFDIALLSTLVVQGLWCKMA, from the exons ATGGCGGAAACAActtcaccatcttcttcttcatcttcatcttcaccggATTGGAAATGGAGACAGAGCAAGCTATGGAAAGGCACATTCGCCGTCACCGGAATCATGCTCACCCTCGTTACCTATGGCGTCTTGCAG GAAAAGATCATGAGAGTGCCATATGGAGTGAACAAGGATTACTTCAAATattctctctttcttgttttctGCAACCGTATCACAACCTCAGCTGTTTCTGCTGGTGCTTTACTG GCAAGTAATAAAGCATTGGATCCAGTAGCTCCTATTTATACGTATTGCCTTGTGTCAGTATCAAACATACTTACCACAACTTGTCAGTATGAG GCTCTCAAATATGTCAGTTTCCCTGTTCAGACTCTTGCAAAATGCGCTAAAATGATACCTGTTATG GTTTGGGGCACTCTCATAATGCAGAAGAGATACAAGGGACCTGACTATTTATTAgcctttttagtaacccttggatGCTCAGTATTCATTTTATATCCG GCAGGAACTGACATGAGTCCATATGGAAGGGGAAGGGAAAATACTGTTTGGGGTATTCTCTTGATGCTTGGTTATCTTGG GTGTGATGGCTTTACAAGCACATTCCAAGATAAGCTGTTCAGAGGCTATGACATGGAGATACATAATCAGATATTCTATACTACTTTGTGTTCTTGTATTCTTAGCCTGACAG GTCTTATCTTACAGGGACATTTATTACCAGCAGTTGAGTTTGTTTCTAGCCACAGTGATTGCTTCTTTGACATAGCATTGCTTTCAACT CTAGTCGTGCAGGGCCTTTGGTGCAAGATGGCGTAG
- the LOC130740497 gene encoding UDP-galactose/UDP-glucose transporter 5B-like isoform X3: MAETTSPSSSSSSSSPDWKWRQSKLWKGTFAVTGIMLTLVTYGVLQEKIMRVPYGVNKDYFKYSLFLVFCNRITTSAVSAGALLASNKALDPVAPIYTYCLVSVSNILTTTCQYEALKYVSFPVQTLAKCAKMIPVMVWGTLIMQKRYKGPDYLLAFLVTLGCSVFILYPAGTDMSPYGRGRENTVWGILLMLGYLGCDGFTSTFQDKLFRGYDMEIHNQIFYTTLCSCILSLTGLILQGHLLPAVEFVSSHSDCFFDIALLSTSS, from the exons ATGGCGGAAACAActtcaccatcttcttcttcatcttcatcttcaccggATTGGAAATGGAGACAGAGCAAGCTATGGAAAGGCACATTCGCCGTCACCGGAATCATGCTCACCCTCGTTACCTATGGCGTCTTGCAG GAAAAGATCATGAGAGTGCCATATGGAGTGAACAAGGATTACTTCAAATattctctctttcttgttttctGCAACCGTATCACAACCTCAGCTGTTTCTGCTGGTGCTTTACTG GCAAGTAATAAAGCATTGGATCCAGTAGCTCCTATTTATACGTATTGCCTTGTGTCAGTATCAAACATACTTACCACAACTTGTCAGTATGAG GCTCTCAAATATGTCAGTTTCCCTGTTCAGACTCTTGCAAAATGCGCTAAAATGATACCTGTTATG GTTTGGGGCACTCTCATAATGCAGAAGAGATACAAGGGACCTGACTATTTATTAgcctttttagtaacccttggatGCTCAGTATTCATTTTATATCCG GCAGGAACTGACATGAGTCCATATGGAAGGGGAAGGGAAAATACTGTTTGGGGTATTCTCTTGATGCTTGGTTATCTTGG GTGTGATGGCTTTACAAGCACATTCCAAGATAAGCTGTTCAGAGGCTATGACATGGAGATACATAATCAGATATTCTATACTACTTTGTGTTCTTGTATTCTTAGCCTGACAG GTCTTATCTTACAGGGACATTTATTACCAGCAGTTGAGTTTGTTTCTAGCCACAGTGATTGCTTCTTTGACATAGCATTGCTTTCAACT AGCAGCTAG
- the LOC130740499 gene encoding uncharacterized protein LOC130740499, protein MEDLGSIFIYEESEQELRQKLVDTTLELETMKNVKVELFNLLMMAYQERDEARFQVQKLMNKLIMPSSTPIPLQNVPGGVLHQENLLTMFPSAKANPSITESNSLSHGSPPVDSFFDNVSSPQEFSNINAVDNNSNMSYLKQQHMVQDFNLVSSENPASDPASAVIECLAKEKVLPQKGNLLQAVIDAGPLLQTLLLAGPLPSWQNPPPLGDIKVPSLNIKEHTTITIEPNSFVENSNLLLKPKLPSLQSSNALSTCSASMLNFSGHSHSLGSWNNPWKFQAPSRKRQRHH, encoded by the exons ATGGAAGACCTGGGTTCCATATTCATTTATGAGGAG AGTGAACAGGAGTTGAGGCAGAAGCTTGTGGACACCACACTTGAGCTTGAAACTATGAAGAATGTTAAGGTGGAACTCTTCAATCTGCTGATGATGGCTTACCAAGAGAGGGATGAAGCAAGGTTTCAGGTTCAAAAGCTAATGAACAAGCTCATCATGCCCTCTTCTACCCCAATCCCTTTGCAAAATGTGCCTGGTGGAGTCCTGCATCAAGAGAACCTTCTCACAATGTTTCCTTCTGCTAAAGCAAATCCAAGCATCACTGAATCCAATAGCCTCTCACATGGTTCCCCACCAGTGGATTCATTCTTTGACAATGTTTCTTCTCCTCAAGAGTTCTCAAACATCAATGCAGTTGACAACAACAGCAACATGAGTTATCTCAAACAACAACATATGGTTCAAGACTTCAATTTGGTCTCATCAGAGAATCCTGCTTCTGATCCAGCAAGTGCTGTTATAGAATGTCTTGCTAAAGAAAAAGTCTTGCCTCAGAAGGGGAATCTCCTTCAAGCTGTGATAGATGCTGGTCCATTACTTCAGACTCTCCTCCTTGCAGGGCCACTTCCTTCTTGGCAAAATCCTCCTCCATTGGGAGACATCAAGGTTCCATCTTTGAACATCAAAGAGCATACCACTATCACCATTGAGCCAAATTCCTTTGTAGAAAATAGTAATTTGCTTTTGAAACCAAAGCTTCCATCTTTACAGTCTTCAAATGCTCTCTCCACTTGTTCTGCTTCCATGCTCAACTTTTCTGGCCATTCTCATTCCCTTGGTTCATGGAACAATCCATGGAAGTTCCAAGCCCCATCAAGGAAGCGGCAAAGGCAtcattga
- the LOC130735805 gene encoding glutelin type-D 1-like — protein sequence MDIDLSPQLAKKVYGGNGGSYYAWSPSELPMLREGNIGAGKLALEKNGFALPRYSDSSKVAYVLQGSGVAGILLPESEEKVIAIKKGDALALPFGVVTWWFNKEEPELVVLFLGDTSKGHKAGEFTDFFLTGSNGIFTGFSTEFVGRAWDLEEKDVKTLVGKQTGKGIVKLDENINLPQPKQEHRKDMALNCLEAPLDVDIKNGGRVVVLNTKNLPLVGEVGLGADLVRLDGKAMCSPGFSCDSALQVTYIVRGSGRVQVVGVDGRKVLETTLKAGNLFIVPRFFVVSKIGDPEGMEWFSIITTPNPIFTHMAGSSSVWKALSPSVLQASFNVDAGVEQLFRSKRTSDAIFFPPPN from the exons ATGGATATTGATCTTTCTCCCCAATTGGCCAAGAAGGTGTATGGAGGCAATGGTGGATCTTATTATGCTTGGTCTCCTTCTGAACTTCCAATGTTGCGTGAAGGGAACATTGGTGCTGGAAAATTAGCTCTAGAGAAGAATGGTTTTGCCCTTCCTCGTTACTCTGATTCTTCCAAGGTTGCATATGTTCTGCAAG GAAGTGGAGTTGCTGGGATTTTACTGCCTGAATCAGAAGAGAAGGTTATTGCAATTAAGAAGGGTGATGCTTTGGCACTCCCCTTCGGAGTTGTGACATGGTGGTTTAACAAGGAGGAACCAGAGTTGGTTGTTCTTTTCCTAGGAGACACTTCAAAAGGTCACAAGGCCGGTGAATTTACCGATTTTTTCCTAACCGGCTCTAACGGAATCTTCACCGGATTTTCAACCGAATTTGTGGGAAGAGCTTGGGACTTGGAAGAAAAAGATGTCAAAACCCTTGTTGGAAAACAAACAG GAAAGGGcattgtgaagcttgatgaaaACATCAACCTCCCTCAGCCAAAACAAGAACATAGGAAGGACATGGCATTGAACTGTTTAGAGGCTCCATTGGATGTTGACATTAAGAATGGTGGAAGGGTTGTGGTCTTGAACACTAAGAACCTTCCTTTGGTTGGCGAGGTTGGTCTTGGTGCAGATCTTGTGAGGCTTGATGGAAAAGCCATGTGTTCTCCAGGTTTCTCTTGTGACTCTGCTTTGCAGGTTACTTACATTGTCAGAGGAAGTGGTCGTGTTCAAGTTGTTGGTGTGGATGGTCGTAAGGTTTTGGAGACAACTTTGAAAGCTGGGAATTTGTTCATTGTGCCAAGGTTTTTTGTTGTTTCTAAGATTGGTGACCCTGAAGGAATGGAGTGGTTCTCCATCATCACTACCCCTAA TCCTATATTTACACACATGGCTGGGAGTTCTTCGGTGTGGAAGGCTTTATCACCCTCGGTTCTGCAAGCATCTTTCAATGTAGATGCAGGAGTTGAGCAACTATTTCGTTCAAAGAGGACTTCTGATGCTATCTTTTTCCCTCCTCCAAATTAA
- the LOC130740496 gene encoding nodulin homeobox-like, protein MKIVKENPSDSDVQANPSRSDIQVIDLVSAVKELHGLNSQELYRLLRDAENFTVHHLTGKGLLLKIDMDKLAGSLPLHLTAAIISSDRNEALFRYLLRGIRLLHSLCDLSPRLPKLDQIFLDDVKVLEQLMDFVFYMLIVLSGYRQEDHAFSPMYLLHSALVACSLYLLTGFISAQWQDIVHVLLAHPKVDIFMDAAFGSVRIAVRCLENTLVACSKDFSTEPNLPAEQIVYYLCQQCEASLQFLQSLCQQKLFKERLLKNKELCGNGSILFLALSILKLNIQSSFPTRIVAAISRLKAKMLSILLILCEAESLSFLDEVASSQQSLDLAKSVALEVFDLLKTTFGRNPGHFTTADRSYPMGHLQLNAMRLADIFSDDSNFRSYMTVCFTKVLTAIISLSHGDFLSCWCSSNLPEIEEDASLEYDTFAAVGWVLDNTSSQDLPNATILEFNLVPNRVSSVSYAHHRTSFFVKIIANLHCFVPNICEEQERNLFVLKVLEYLQMDLSNLLPGFSFASDVPKAATVSKNLRSLLSHAESLIPKFLNEEDVHLLRVFLGELQSLFTSTGIGGNHVQDNKFEELSWDKFSKLVNKHYQEAHSTARCSSLIQQEPSELSKKGGNLKEGMSENSSFPGTGQCTTRAEITNLGNDLSRQDQVEDKDIAGKTVSRGARDFDKDCQNAETSSSDTSSAKGKSVIDHMDSGELSKSVAHPKKVTVGETPEDEKVETVPRRKRKRTIMNDEQVMLIERALLDEPDMQRNAASLQSWADKLSLHGSDVTPSQIKNWLNNRKARLARTAKDVPAADVAKSVPDKPRGPSLGPYASPDNYGDASNARQDLLSLAKIASGDNPEPSLAELKAELVDAPPEIVRCNVGQHVVLTDTRGKEIGRGKVVQVQGKWYAKSLEESETYVVDVIELKTDKETRVPYPSEATGTSFAEAASKLGVMRVLWSPRRIIALQS, encoded by the exons ATGAAGATTGTTAAGGAGAATCCATCTGACAGTGATGTCCAGGCAAATCCATCTCGCAGTGATATCCAG GTGATCGATTTGGTATCAGCAGTGAAGGAATTGCACGGGCTTAACTCTCAAGAGCTTTACAGGTTATTGAGGGATGCTGAAAATTTTACTGTTCACCACCTTACTGGAAAAGGATTGCTGCTGAAG ATTGATATGGACAAGCTGGCAGGTTCTCTTCCATTGCACCTTACTGCAGCAATAATCTCATCTGATAGAAATGAAGCCTTGTTCAGATACTTATTACGTGGCATTCGCCTGTTGCATTCGCTGTGTGATTTATCTCCCCGACTTCCTAAACTTGATCAG ATTTTTCTAGATGATGTGAAAGTTTTAGAACAACTGATGGATTTCGTTTTCTACATGCTTATTGTTCTCAGTGGCTACAGACAG GAAGACCATGCTTTTAGTCCTATGTACCTTCTGCATTCTGCTCTTGTAGCATGCAGCTTATATCTATTAACTGGATTTATCTCAGCACAGTGGCAAGATATTGTTCATGTTTTGCTTGCACATCCGAAG GTTGACATATTCATGGATGCGGCTTTTGGATCAGTTCGCATTGCTGTTAGGTGTCTTGAGAATACACTGGTAGCTTGCTCTAAAGATTTTTCCACGGAACCAAATCTCCCAGCTGAACAAATAGTTTATTATCTATGCCAGCAGTGTGAGGCTTCTCTGCAGTTTCTTCAGTCATTGTGCCAGCAGAAATTGTTTAAAGAGCGCCTGCTTAAGAATAAG GAACTGTGCGGAAATGGCAGCATTCTTTTTCTGGCTCTATCTATATTGAAGTTAAACATTCAGTCATCTTTTCCAACAAGGATTGTGGCTGCAATTTCAAGGCTAAAAGCTAAAATGCTGTCCATT CTGCTGATTTTGTGTGAAGCCGAAAGCCTTTCTTTTCTTGATGAAGTTGCCAGCTCACAACAAAGTTTAGATTTGGCTAAATCTGTTGCATTGGAG GTTTTTGACTTGTTAAAGACTACTTTTGGAAGAAATCCTGGGCATTTCACTACTGCTGACAGAAGTTATCCAATGGGGCATTTACAGCTTAATGCCATGCGTCTAGCTGACATCTTCTCTGATGACTCAAACTTCCGATCTTACATGACAGTTTGTTTC ACTAAAGTTCTGACGGCAATAATATCTCTCTCCCATGGAGATTTTTTATCCTGTTGGTGTTCATCTAACCTCCCAGAAATAGAGGAGGATGCAAGTCTTGAATATGATACATTTGCTGCCGTCGGATGGGTTTTGGATAATACTTCATCACAGGATCTACCGAATGCAACAATTTTGGAATTCAATCTAGTACCTAACAGAGTGTCTTCTGTCTCTTATGCACATCATAGGACATCATTTTTTGTCAAGATCATTGCAAATCTTCATTGTTTTGTTCCCAACATATGTGAAG AACAAGAGAGGAACCTTTTTGTTCTCAAGGTCCTGGAGTACTTGCAAATGGATCTATCTAATTTGCTGCCTGGGTTTTCTTTTGCTTCTGATGTTCCTAAAGCTGCCACTGTCAGCAAGAACCTAC GCTCTTTACTAAGTCATGCAGAATCTTTGATTCCGAAATTTTTAAATGAGGAGGATGTACATCTTCTAAG GGTGTTTCTTGGTGAATTACAATCACTATTTACTTCTACTGGCATTGGGGGAAATCATGTTCAG GATAACAAATTTGAAGAGTTATCTTGGGATAAGTTTTCTAAACTCGTCAACAAACATTATCAG GAGGCTCATAGTACAGCGCGATGCTCATCGCTTATACAACAAGAACCTTCTGAACTTAGTAAGAAAGGAGGTAACTTGAAGGAGGGAATGTCTGAGAATTCTTCATTTCCAGGCACAGGCCAGTGTACTACCAGAGCTGAAATCACAAATCTCGGTAATGACCTAAGTAGGCAAGATCAGGTAGAAGATAAAGACATAGCTGGTAAAACTGTGTCAAGAGGAGCAAGAGATTTTGACAAGGATTGTCAAAATGCTGAAACAAGCAGTTCAGATACTAGTTCTGCAAAAGGAAAGAGTGTTATTGATCATATGGATAGCGGGGAGCTCTCAAAATCGGTTGCGCATCCTAAAAAAGTTACAGTTGGAGAAACTCCAGAGGATGAAAAGGTTGAAACTGTACCGAGGAGAAAACGAAAACGAACTATAATGAATGATGAACAGGTGATGTTGATTGAGAGGGCACTCTTGGATGAGCCTGATATGCAGCGAAATGCAGCTTCACTTCAATCATGGGCTGATAAATTAAGTCTCCAT GGTTCTGATGTTACACCTTCTCAGATTAAAAATTG GTTGAACAATCGAAAAGCTAGGCTAGCTCGCACAGCTAAGGATGTTCCAGCCGCAGATGTGGCTAAATCAGTGCCAGATAAGCCAAGAGGTCCTAGTCTAGGGCCCTATGCCTCACCTGACAATTATGGCGATGCATCAAATGCAAGACAAGATCTTCTTAGTCTCGCAAAAATAGCTTCTGGCGATAACCCTGAACCTTCACTGGCTGAACTGAAGGCTGAACTAGTTGATGCGCCTCCAGAAATTGTTCGCTGCAATGTGGGTCAGCATGTTGTGCTCACAGATACGCGAGGAAAGGAAATTGGCAGAGGGAAGGTAGTGCAGGTGCAAGGCAAGTGGTATGCTAAGAGCTTGGAGGAATCGGAGACCTATGTTGTGGATGTTATTGAGCTAAAGACTGATAAAGAGACGCGGGTACCCTATCCATCAGAAGCTACTGGCACTTCATTTGCAGAGGCTGCTAGTAAGTTAGGGGTCATGAGAGTGTTATGGAGTCCTCGCAGAATAATCGCACTGCAGTCTTAA
- the LOC130740494 gene encoding DNA repair protein RAD51 homolog 4, which translates to MAPLKSLEIEYPLVDSNFQNFCASHAIFSVEDFLLHDLDTLIAFASNHPTSQRLKQGIDQLLSIIDALRPPLLTGSQLLADAKRNKHVLSTGCDGIDALLGGGLREGQLTELVGPSSSGKTQVCLLSAATIARHKSSVIYLDTGNSFSPQRIAHFVGQSYDSVSHNQADHRPLQEVLGRIICYSVFDIYQMFDVLHRLKINLRSEIVKSDHHVRLLIVDSISSLITPILGGSGPQGHALMISAGFLLKKLAHEYNIAALVTNHVVGGEDGISKPALGESWKSVSHVRLLLSHDSTSNVCNISIIKHPSMASGRAASSTMYF; encoded by the exons ATGGCGCCGTTGAAATCTCTGGAGATAGAGTATCCACTCGTTGACTCCAACTTCCAAAACTTCTGCGCCTCCCACGCCATTTTCTCTG TTGAAGATTTCCTCCTCCATGATCTTGACACGCTAATCGCATTTGCATCGAATCACCCCACTTCACAGAGACTGAAGCAG GGAATTGATCAGCTTCTCTCGATAATCGATGCTCTGCGTCCGCCATTGCTAACCGGTTCGCAGCTCTTGGCAGATGCGAAACGGAATAAGCATGTTTTGTCCACTGGATGTGATGG GATTGATGCATTGCTTGGAGGTGGATTACGTGAAGGACAATTAACTGAACTTGTTGGACCGTCCTCATCTGGTAAGACACAG GTCTGCCTACTGTCTGCTGCAACTATTGCAAGGCATAAGAGTTCAGTTATATACTTAGATACAGGAAACTCATTTTCACCTCAGCGAATTGCACATTTTGTTGGTCAGTCATATGATTCTGTCTCACACAATCAG GCCGATCATAGACCTCTTCAAGAAGTTTTGGGCAGGATAATTTGCTACTCAGTGTTTGACATATATCAGATGTTTGATGTGCTGCATCGACTGAAGATTAATTTAAGATCCGAG ATTGTAAAATCAGATCACCATGTTCGATTGCTTATTGTTGATTCAATCTCTTCACTGATTACACCCATCCTTGGAGGCAGTGGTCCTCAAG GACACGCTTTAATGATATCTGCTGGGTTTTTACTGAAGAAGTTAGCACATGAGTATAATATTGCGGCGTTG GTAACGAATCATGTTGTGGGTGGAGAAGACGGTATCTCCAAACCAGCACTGGGAGAGAGTTGGAAGAGTGTCTCTCATGTACGGCTTTTGCTGTCTCATGATAGTACAAGCAACGTCTGCAATATTTCAATAATAAAACATCCATCTATG GCTTCTGGCAGGGCTGCAAGTTCTACTATGTATTTTTGA
- the LOC130740497 gene encoding UDP-galactose/UDP-glucose transporter 5-like isoform X1 has protein sequence MAETTSPSSSSSSSSPDWKWRQSKLWKGTFAVTGIMLTLVTYGVLQEKIMRVPYGVNKDYFKYSLFLVFCNRITTSAVSAGALLASNKALDPVAPIYTYCLVSVSNILTTTCQYEALKYVSFPVQTLAKCAKMIPVMVWGTLIMQKRYKGPDYLLAFLVTLGCSVFILYPAGTDMSPYGRGRENTVWGILLMLGYLGCDGFTSTFQDKLFRGYDMEIHNQIFYTTLCSCILSLTGLILQGHLLPAVEFVSSHSDCFFDIALLSTVATASQFFISYTIRTFGALTFAIIMTTRQLVSILLSCVWFSHPLSWEQWIGAVIVFGSIYVKSFMRKAPEKTTSSVEQVQNGISSNSKENP, from the exons ATGGCGGAAACAActtcaccatcttcttcttcatcttcatcttcaccggATTGGAAATGGAGACAGAGCAAGCTATGGAAAGGCACATTCGCCGTCACCGGAATCATGCTCACCCTCGTTACCTATGGCGTCTTGCAG GAAAAGATCATGAGAGTGCCATATGGAGTGAACAAGGATTACTTCAAATattctctctttcttgttttctGCAACCGTATCACAACCTCAGCTGTTTCTGCTGGTGCTTTACTG GCAAGTAATAAAGCATTGGATCCAGTAGCTCCTATTTATACGTATTGCCTTGTGTCAGTATCAAACATACTTACCACAACTTGTCAGTATGAG GCTCTCAAATATGTCAGTTTCCCTGTTCAGACTCTTGCAAAATGCGCTAAAATGATACCTGTTATG GTTTGGGGCACTCTCATAATGCAGAAGAGATACAAGGGACCTGACTATTTATTAgcctttttagtaacccttggatGCTCAGTATTCATTTTATATCCG GCAGGAACTGACATGAGTCCATATGGAAGGGGAAGGGAAAATACTGTTTGGGGTATTCTCTTGATGCTTGGTTATCTTGG GTGTGATGGCTTTACAAGCACATTCCAAGATAAGCTGTTCAGAGGCTATGACATGGAGATACATAATCAGATATTCTATACTACTTTGTGTTCTTGTATTCTTAGCCTGACAG GTCTTATCTTACAGGGACATTTATTACCAGCAGTTGAGTTTGTTTCTAGCCACAGTGATTGCTTCTTTGACATAGCATTGCTTTCAACT GTTGCAACAGCTAGTCAATTTTTTATTTCCTACACAATTCGTACTTTTGGTGCTCTAACATTTGCTATTATAATGACAACAAGACAG TTGGTGAGCATTCTACTATCATGTGTGTGGTTTTCACATCCTCTTAGCTGGGAACAATGGATTGGAGCG GTAATTGTCTTTGGCTCCATTTATGTAAAAAGCTTCATGAGGAAAGCACCTGAAAAAACAACCTCCTCTGTAGAACAAGTTCAAAATGGAATTTCGAGTAATTCGAAGGAGAATCCATGA